One segment of Arcanobacterium haemolyticum DSM 20595 DNA contains the following:
- a CDS encoding glycoside hydrolase domain-containing protein translates to MRFGSDCQLCAAVGPVFYVNGIEPEWVYYCVCQETNLANQFIAQLSTGFVDPFWENNAGGGFISGDPFIVYPAPGGHVWESLRHHTSLNGEWRFRLHPTAQIDESREWETITLPCHWASRYRATGCLVPNVATREIQVSWAESIDDISVEGVEIVAFNVKEKILTINAGTFVQYKEV, encoded by the coding sequence ATGAGATTCGGTTCGGACTGCCAACTTTGTGCGGCGGTGGGGCCGGTATTTTACGTAAACGGAATTGAACCGGAATGGGTGTACTACTGCGTCTGCCAAGAAACCAACCTGGCAAACCAATTCATCGCGCAACTCTCAACCGGATTCGTGGATCCATTTTGGGAAAATAACGCAGGTGGCGGGTTCATTTCGGGGGATCCATTCATCGTCTATCCGGCGCCAGGCGGGCACGTGTGGGAAAGCCTCCGGCACCACACTTCGCTGAACGGGGAGTGGCGATTCCGTCTGCATCCCACGGCCCAGATCGACGAATCGCGTGAATGGGAAACGATCACGTTACCGTGCCACTGGGCATCACGTTACCGTGCCACTGGGTGTTTAGTTCCGAACGTGGCGACGCGAGAGATCCAAGTTTCATGGGCAGAATCGATCGACGATATCAGTGTGGAAGGCGTAGAAATCGTTGCCTTCAACGTGAAAGAAAAAATATTAACAATTAATGCCGGAACCTTTGTCCAATACAAGGAAGTTTGA
- the fbaA gene encoding class II fructose-bisphosphate aldolase — protein sequence MAIATPEVYNEMLDRAKSGKFAYPAINVTSSQTLTAAIQGFAEAESDGIIQVSVGGAEYWSGSTVKDRVAGSLAMAAYAREIAKNYDVTIALHTDHCAKQNIDSWVRPLLELEAEEVKAGRLPFFQSHMWDGSAVPLAENLEIAQELLDLSVKANTILEVEIGVVGGEEDGVVGEINEKLYTTAEDGLKTVEALGLGEKGRYMTALTFGNVHGVYKPGHVKLRPEILGEIQDEVGAKVGKESPFDLVMHGGSGSTAEEIATAVRNGVIKMNVDTDTQYAFTRPVAEWMMRNFDGVLKIDGEVGNKKQYDPRAWGKAAEAGMAARVVEACERLGSVGQKMR from the coding sequence GTGGCAATCGCAACCCCTGAGGTTTACAACGAAATGCTTGACCGCGCTAAGTCGGGCAAGTTTGCATACCCAGCAATCAACGTTACGTCTTCGCAGACTCTTACTGCTGCTATCCAGGGCTTTGCTGAGGCAGAGTCGGACGGTATCATTCAGGTTTCCGTTGGTGGCGCTGAATACTGGTCAGGTTCAACCGTGAAGGATCGCGTCGCTGGCTCTTTGGCAATGGCTGCTTACGCTCGCGAAATTGCTAAGAACTACGATGTCACCATCGCTCTCCACACCGATCACTGCGCAAAGCAGAACATTGACTCTTGGGTTCGCCCACTTCTTGAGCTCGAAGCTGAGGAAGTCAAGGCTGGCCGCCTCCCATTCTTCCAGTCCCACATGTGGGATGGCTCCGCTGTTCCACTTGCTGAGAACTTGGAGATCGCACAGGAACTTCTCGATCTTTCCGTTAAGGCAAACACCATCCTCGAAGTTGAGATCGGTGTTGTTGGTGGCGAAGAAGATGGCGTTGTTGGCGAAATCAACGAAAAGCTTTACACCACCGCTGAAGATGGTTTGAAGACTGTTGAAGCTCTTGGCTTGGGCGAAAAGGGCCGTTACATGACCGCTCTTACCTTCGGTAACGTCCACGGCGTTTACAAGCCAGGCCACGTCAAGCTCCGCCCAGAAATCCTCGGCGAAATCCAGGATGAAGTTGGCGCAAAGGTTGGCAAGGAATCCCCATTCGATCTTGTTATGCACGGTGGCTCCGGCTCCACTGCAGAAGAAATCGCAACCGCAGTTCGCAACGGCGTTATCAAGATGAACGTTGACACCGACACCCAGTACGCCTTCACCCGCCCAGTTGCTGAGTGGATGATGCGTAACTTCGATGGCGTTTTGAAGATCGACGGCGAAGTCGGCAACAAGAAGCAGTATGATCCACGTGCATGGGGTAAGGCTGCTGAAGCTGGCATGGCTGCTCGTGTTGTTGAAGCATGTGAGCGCCTCGGTTCTGTTGGCCAGAAGATGCGCTGA